A stretch of Stigmatopora argus isolate UIUO_Sarg chromosome 22, RoL_Sarg_1.0, whole genome shotgun sequence DNA encodes these proteins:
- the aspa gene encoding aspartoacylase isoform X2 yields the protein MSSSSSYNNSGARFSQARRVAIFGGTHGNEMSGVTLVNLWMKNGAEIQRKTVDTKPFITNPRAVEKCARYVDTDLNRAFTPENLSASGGKELPYEVQRAQEINQLFGPKGSPEAYDVIFDLHNTTSNMGSTLILENSKDHFNLQMMNYIKKAMAPASCLVLLNEHPLLKYSTSRSVAKHPVGLEVGPQPQGVLRSNIFEAMRVILKHALDFIALFNEGMEFPSCSVEVFRVSERVDYPRDANGNIIAMVHPNLQDCDWEPLNPGDPMFQTFDGKTIPYQGTGTVYPTFINEAAYYEKQQAFVTTRRETLVASSIRKA from the exons ATGTCTTCGTCCTCCTCCTACAACAACAGCGGCGCGCGTTTCAGCCAGGCCCGCAGAGTGGCTATCTTCGGCGGCACTCACGGCAACGAGATGTCCGGTGTGACTCTCGTCAACCTGTGGATGAAGAACGGCGCCGAGATCCAAAGGAAGACCGTCGACACGAAACCTTTCATCACCAACCCGAGAGCTGTGGAGAAATGCGCCAGATATGTGGACACCGACCTGAATCGAGCTTTCACCCCGGAGAACCTCAG TGCTTCGGGTGGGAAGGAGTTGCCCTATGAAGTGCAAAGAGCTCAGGAAATCAACCAACTTTTTGGGCCGAAAGGAAGCCCCGAGGCCTACGACGTGATCTTTGATCTTCACAACACCACGTCCAACATGGGCTCCACTCTCATTCTGGAGAACTCCAAAGACCACTTCAATCTGCAGATGATGAACTACATCAAG AAAGCCATGGCTCCCGCCAGTTGTCTCGTTCTTCTGAACGAACATCCTCTTCTGAAATATTCCACTTCCCGCTCCGTAGCCAAACATCCCGTCG GCCTGGAGGTGGGTCCTCAGCCTCAAGGGGTTTTGAGGAGTAACATATTTGAAGCAATGAGGGTCATCCTCAAACACGCCCTGGATTTCATCGCCCTGTTTAACGAAG GCATGGAATTCCCGTCCTGCAGTGTGGAAGTTTTCCGGGTTTCCGAGAGAGTTGACTACCCCAGGGATGCCAACGGAAATATTATTGCCATGGTGCACCCCAATTTGCAG gactGTGACTGGGAGCCATTGAACCCGGGTGACCCAATGTTCCAAACATTTGATGGGAAGACCATTCCCTACCAAGGCACCGGCACTGTTTATCCCACGTTTATCAATGAGGCGGCCTATTATGAAAAACAACAGGCGTTTGTGACCACTCGACGGGAAACCTTGGTAGCAAGTTCCATTAGAAAAGCATAA
- the aspa gene encoding aspartoacylase isoform X1, with translation MFEAHDDFSATQVDDGVDVFSTAKPFHVEEKSSPDYVKKTSQHLECSAGQSSQIPTSEDVLVIDSDSGDSLFLTQVPVTQPARSLTPPSSPRYIYETEWEEAERDTSSHSHDGHHHKPIRKKRARETKLPKYSFLFLEGTTSKPRCTHLSNEKNRKFHNYVMGGFFKCLELAEGADDLWACLPTVDQDNEDISPLTEDEDDTHDEDIQVVGNKCFVVKSKPKCKQLWYKQQISTEVPKSSGPFMKNKKNKPPCSSALPNNHTETLGGKVLPIQTPPGKDALFVEETKELVDAESTSERVPFKHLDEDGDGRSVLEEGEDDNNDGPQVLQTHENRIGNFENVDIILRPDSKEEEVVSLKKKKKKKRSKQHVNSDFGGSEMDDSTWSLSQSELGDEVQVQEFSCDERPKKKKKKKRSNEDSGTLDMIAESQRTAKKKAKKFCDATQEQGDISEGSSGCAKLSRGNIEKDKMSFNIFEELGMLATPQLIKSKKKKKKISSGAIPEDDDTM, from the exons ATGTTTGAAGCTCACGATGATTTTAGTGCGACTCAGGTCGACGATGGAGTTGACGTCTTTTCAACAGCAAAACCATTTCACGTTGAGGAAAAGTCCTCTCCAGATTATGTGAAGAAAACATCACAGCATCTCGAATGCTCAGCGGGACAAAGTAGCCAAATTCCAACATCTGAAGATGTCCTTGTGATAGACAG tGATTCGGGAGACAGCTTATTTCTGACTCAGGTTCCAGTGACCCAACCTGCGAGAAGTCTCACACCCCCAAGTTCTCCACGCTACATCTATGAAACCGAATGGGAGGAGGCTGAGAGGGACACTTCTTCTCACAGTCATGATGGCCATCACCATAAGCCCATCAGGAAAAAAAGGGCAAGAGAGACAAAGCTTCCAAAATACAGCTTCTTATTTTTGGAGGGGACGACATCCAAGCCCAGATGCACACATTTATCCAACGAGAAGAATCGAAAATTCCAC AATTACGTGATGGGGGGCTTCTTTAAATGTTTAGAGTTGGCAGAGGGAGCCGATGATTTGTGGGCGTGTCTACCTACAGTTGATCAAGATAATGAAGATATATCACCACTAACAGA AGATGAAGACGACACACATGACGAAGACATCCAAGTGGTG ggaaataaatgttttgtggtGAAATCCAAACCAAAGTGCAAGCAACTCTGGTACAAGCAGCAAATTTCAACTGAGGTGCCAAAGTCAAGTGGGCCttttatgaaaaacaaaaagaataaacCACCCTGTTCCTCTGCACTTCCTAACAATCACACTGAAACTTTAGGAGGCAAAGTATTACCGATCCAAACACCACCAGGCAAGGACGCTCTTTTCGTGGAAGAAACAAAAGAACTTGTGGACGCAGAAAGTACAAGCGAGCGTGTGCCATTCAAACATTTGGACGAAGACGGCGATGGGCGTTCCGTGCTTGAAGAAGGTGAGGATGACAACAATGATGGTCCTCAGGTACTCCAGACCCATGAAAACAGAATAGGGAACTTTGAAAATGTTGATATCATACTGAGGCCAGATTCTAAAGAAGAAGAAGTTGTCTcactgaaaaagaagaagaaaaagaaacgaAGTAAGCAACATGTCAATTCGGATTTTGGCGGCAGTGAAATGGATGATTCCACGTGGTCTCTCAGCCAGAGTGAACTCGGCGATGAAGTCCAAGTCCAAGAGTTCTCCTGCGATGAGAggccaaagaaaaagaaaaagaaaaaaagatcaaatgagGATTCAGGGACTTTGGACATGATTGCAGAGTCTCAAAGAACtgcaaaaaagaaagcaaagaaGTTTTGCGACGCTACCCAAGAACAAGGGGACATCAGTGAGGGCTCGTCGGGTTGTGCCAAACTTTCAAGAGGAAATATAGAAAAGGATAAGATGTCTTTCAATATATTTGAGGAGCTAGGCATGTTGGCTACACCGCAATTGATTAAaagcaagaaaaagaaaaagaaaatatcaagCGGAGCGATCCCAGAAGATGATGACACTATGTGa
- the bkgd gene encoding ester hydrolase C11orf54 homolog, with amino-acid sequence MADVSKTEKFQLHVPDLEELRAVLQTGLENNFAEVKVSVMPCPDLTKEPFNFPVKGLCGSPRVTDVGGVPYLVPLVQKHKEYNMNAISKELELPGAFIFGAGAVPSRIVGMNAELMPLVLTEADGRPAVNSSYFSSINPVDGQCLQEKYSDKFSDCNFGLLGNLYACEGRPGKVIEVRAKKRTGDRSIVTALRKTLEVHYPDKSLGLGGTFIIQRGKAKIHIMPREFSVCPLNSDEEVNSWLKHFEVNAPLICQSVLVSKDPGLDLRVEHTHCFSHHGEGGHYYIDTTPESVEYLGYFVPAEFIYRIDRPKDTHVVGRD; translated from the exons ATGGCAGATGTCAGCAAAACTGAAAAGTTTCAATTGCATGTCCCAGATTTGGAGGAACTCCGTGCTG TATTACAAACAGGGTTGGAAAACAACTTTGCAGAAGTTAAAGTGAGTGTTATGCCATGTCCGGATCTCACGAAGGAACCGTTCAACTTCCCCGTTAAAG GTTTGTGTGGAAGTCCTCGGGTCACAGATGTGGGAGGTGTCCCTTACTTGGTCCCCTTGGTTCAAAAGCACAAG GAATACAACATGAATGCTATATCGAAGGAGCTGGAACTACCGGGAGCATTTATCTTTGGGGCAGGAGCCGTTCCCTCAAGGATTGTGGGGATGAATGCTGAG TTAATGCCACTGGTTCTGACTGAAGCCGATGGAAGGCCTGCAGTGAATAGCAGCTACTTCTCCTCCATCAATCCAGTGGATGGCCAGTGTTTGCAAGAAAAATACAGCGACAAATTCTCTGACTGCAACTTTGGACTGCTGGGGAATCTTTACGCTTGTGAAGGGAGGCCAGGAAAG GTCATTGAGGTCCGGGCTAAGAAGAGAACGGGAGATCGCAGTATTGTGACGGCCTTGAGAAAGACTCTAGAAGTTCACTACCCAGATAAAAGTCTAGGTTTGGGTGGTACGTTCATTATCCAGAGAGGAAAAGCCAAAATCCATATCATG CCCAGAGAATTCTCAGTCTGTCCACTCAATTCGGATGAAGAGGTCAACAGCTGGCTCAAACATTTTGAGGTGAACGCACCACTCATCTGCCAGTCGGTTCTGGTGTCCAAAGATCCG gGTCTCGACCTGCGTGTAGAGCACACCCACTGCTTCAGCCACCATGGAGAGGGCGGCCATTACTACATAGATACCACACCTGAAAGCGTGGAGTATTTGGGCTACTTTGTTCCGGCTGAGTTCATTTACCGCATCGACCGACCCAAGGACACCCATGTGGTCGGAAGAGATTAA
- the timm22 gene encoding mitochondrial import inner membrane translocase subunit Tim22 yields MAAPTSAADSKSSPPYDASVESPSIQYSMVLAHLIGDKRTIRDLNPGVMGGLPVPPKSEEQKRIERAMESCAFKSLLACVGGFVLGGAFGVFTAGIDTNVGFDPKDPMRTPTAREVLKDMGQRGMSYAKNFAIVGAMFSCTECIIESHRGKSDWKNAVYSGCITGGAIGFRAGLKAGVLGCGGFAAFSAAIEYYLR; encoded by the exons ATGGCTGCCCCCACTAGTGCTGCAGATTCTAAAAGTTCTCCTCCATATGATGCGAGCGTGGAAAGCCCGTCGATTCAGTACAGTATGGTTTTGGCTCATTTGATTGGGGACAAAAGGACCAtaagggacttgaaccctggggTTATGGGGGGACTGCCCGTGCCCCCTAAAAGCGAAGAGCAGAAGAGGATCGAGAGGGCAATGGAGAGTTGCGCCTTCAAGTCTCTCTTAGCGTGCGTTGGAG GGTTTGTCCTCGGAGGAGCATTCGGTGTCTTCACCGCAGGCATCGACACCAATgtcgggttcgatcccaaggaTCCCATGAGGACCCCCACAGCACGAGAAGTCCTCAAAGACATGGGCCAAAGGGGCATGTCCTACGCTAAGAACTTTGCCATTGTAGGCGCCATGTTCTCCTGCACAGAGTGCATCATTGAATCG CATAGAGGAAAATCAGACTGGAAGAATGCAGTGTACAGTGGCTGTATAACTGGAGGCGCAATTGGGTTTCGTG CCGGTCTGAAGGCCGGGGTTCTAGGATGTGGGGGCTTTGCCGCCTTTTCTGCAGCCATTGAGTATTATCTGCGGTAA